One stretch of Chryseobacterium indologenes DNA includes these proteins:
- a CDS encoding type VI secretion system transmembrane protein TssO — protein MQGQITLSKKERHYQFFYLILMLMTAMIFLGVIFLKGFESPFSDEDVRGIQNLEQKAEFEQHQKIIIPIMDSTYTMITKLTDEAPQPFVENNIFVGVNDLNDYFKRHDNIVDIRKDAYPQIAKFYKMYFDDKKVISTTSEDIKRFEKQVEECRIGFKDKQDKIYQRKSDLKARTQ, from the coding sequence ATGCAAGGACAAATTACACTATCTAAAAAGGAAAGGCATTATCAGTTTTTTTATTTAATACTGATGCTGATGACTGCCATGATATTTTTGGGAGTTATCTTTTTAAAAGGATTTGAATCCCCGTTTTCTGATGAAGACGTAAGAGGAATTCAGAATCTTGAACAGAAGGCTGAGTTTGAACAGCACCAAAAAATCATTATTCCTATCATGGACAGTACCTACACCATGATTACCAAGCTTACCGATGAAGCGCCACAACCTTTTGTGGAAAATAATATCTTTGTAGGGGTCAATGATTTGAATGACTACTTTAAGCGTCATGATAATATCGTTGATATCCGGAAAGATGCTTATCCGCAGATTGCCAAATTTTATAAGATGTACTTTGATGATAAAAAAGTAATCTCAACCACTTCAGAAGATATCAAGAGATTTGAAAAGCAGGTGGAGGAGTGCAGAATAGGATTTAAGGATAAGCAGGACAAGATTTATCAGCGTAAGAGTGATTTGAAAGCTCGTACTCAATAA
- a CDS encoding PKD domain-containing protein — translation MNYFQKNKKNIIIGVIATLLIAALVALWLQKKVIHSADDIVGVVYPSTLSVGDTLLFEDKTQFAKTKRWNFGDGTTSDKNSGIHFYNKPGYYQVSLIVDNKYTKSFPVMVSARGIKQQKDSTKSKTTIEAQTQAMQNENVQFRAVSDAKDFAWKFGETGNTDAKEKMAIYAYKKPGDYVVTLYTEQSQEPIYHHIKIIPAYNPLEQEEVSIEDSYAKVDNDFKYHLQQIANGNSFNMHYNYLLKTYLCNNENTVVKVNDSKVNNFYMYCAGLQFDKNTVIQTVKVNLDDTQNCVTKVDINQSK, via the coding sequence ATGAATTATTTTCAAAAGAACAAAAAGAACATTATTATCGGTGTTATTGCAACATTGCTCATCGCGGCATTGGTTGCACTCTGGTTGCAGAAAAAAGTGATCCATTCTGCTGATGATATTGTTGGAGTAGTCTATCCATCTACATTGTCGGTAGGAGATACCCTTTTATTTGAAGATAAAACCCAGTTTGCCAAAACCAAAAGGTGGAATTTTGGAGACGGAACGACTTCTGATAAAAACAGTGGGATCCACTTTTATAATAAACCTGGATATTATCAGGTAAGTCTGATTGTTGACAACAAATACACAAAATCATTCCCGGTAATGGTTTCTGCAAGAGGTATCAAACAACAGAAAGACAGTACGAAATCCAAAACAACTATCGAAGCCCAGACTCAGGCAATGCAGAATGAGAATGTACAGTTCCGTGCTGTATCTGATGCGAAGGACTTTGCATGGAAGTTTGGAGAGACCGGAAATACAGATGCTAAAGAGAAAATGGCGATCTATGCTTATAAAAAGCCTGGAGATTACGTGGTTACTCTTTACACTGAGCAAAGCCAGGAACCTATCTACCATCATATCAAAATTATTCCTGCTTACAACCCTCTGGAACAAGAAGAAGTATCTATAGAAGATTCTTACGCAAAAGTTGATAACGATTTCAAATACCATTTACAGCAGATTGCCAACGGAAACAGTTTCAATATGCACTATAATTACTTGTTGAAAACGTATTTGTGTAATAATGAAAATACAGTGGTAAAAGTAAATGACAGTAAAGTAAATAACTTCTACATGTACTGTGCAGGTCTTCAGTTTGATAAAAATACTGTGATCCAGACCGTAAAGGTTAATTTGGATGATACACAAAACTGTGTAACGAAAGTAGATATAAACCAAAGCAAATAA
- the tssR gene encoding type VI secretion system protein TssR codes for MKNKFPLAAYYIGLSVLLTSCQVKLPSKKTPEPSQYGKVDNSTVVNGYPKKSVPWIVISDRSRNTAYLDKDDEKSYKEVKFLEPLMVLKHRDGMVKVAEYVPDALMKKVSSKSIKTYGWIHESDLLLWNHSLKSERTGYPVRVAVVPNNSEVIKSAERYYKNDSIMVFNSPSLIEAANVKIPNGQMVYVYKQAENNKRFLVGKKPSIDIDSIGKGLYGWVSSNVISTWGERSAIKLKNTTGITDTELGVREGYPGASGSDAENRTAILLTDVNKRKPLENIFPVTLALNETPTPDSKTKYFTNILDYSKNYVFNVLGEPIYFDRYREITDRDKNINIVFALDISAGNAPYAPIVKSLLQDLQLRFEKPSYFNNVKYGVVLYKNNPCGNNTAVSNLSTDYSKITTFIDQKTNEMNCSSNNGYQPVGEALTAAGNLLSNVPDETNIVVTVGTSANQSGNMYSVIGSLTQAQARLIMFQTSARSSDTYNDFVLMAENVVTNTAKNIAELKKQKIINQSDVLTKNNFSLVEGDAGFFSLAYPKQSMSQGFVIFPKKGDIATPGFLKKSVDSLIAQVTVDNQNVDKSLNEYFHSSVGAGKTDVDLKYKYLYPGLTNPVSAGIAAQLINYGNPFLVKGYLPKELKEITPSIEKGILISESEYDNLKAFYSEVYRNTEPDKPGFSQSKAIKEYVKLLKKYNPTIKFLDKGDLYELPMSYAIGMSTGFDLSEEEILAKYKLKGWRKSKIVRNETVRTYFHNYKELAERMLNHRNNPAVKIQQNGQTFYWLSEFFTPTMTQTEAPEYTKH; via the coding sequence ATGAAAAATAAATTTCCTCTAGCAGCATATTACATAGGATTATCAGTATTATTAACGAGTTGTCAGGTTAAGCTTCCTTCAAAGAAGACCCCTGAACCTTCTCAGTATGGAAAGGTAGATAATTCAACAGTTGTCAACGGATATCCTAAAAAATCCGTTCCATGGATCGTTATTTCAGACAGGTCAAGAAATACGGCTTATTTGGATAAAGACGACGAAAAATCATATAAAGAAGTAAAGTTTCTGGAGCCTTTAATGGTTCTGAAACATAGAGATGGAATGGTAAAGGTCGCGGAATATGTTCCGGATGCTTTAATGAAAAAAGTCTCATCAAAGTCTATTAAAACTTATGGATGGATCCATGAATCTGACCTGCTTTTATGGAATCACTCTCTGAAAAGCGAAAGAACAGGATATCCTGTAAGAGTAGCTGTAGTACCTAACAATAGCGAGGTCATTAAAAGTGCTGAAAGGTACTACAAAAATGACTCTATCATGGTGTTTAATTCACCAAGTCTCATTGAAGCTGCCAATGTTAAGATCCCTAACGGGCAGATGGTTTATGTTTACAAACAGGCTGAAAATAACAAAAGATTCCTGGTAGGTAAAAAGCCATCTATTGATATTGATAGTATTGGGAAAGGTCTTTACGGATGGGTGAGCTCTAATGTAATTTCTACATGGGGTGAGCGTTCCGCCATCAAACTTAAAAATACAACGGGAATTACCGATACCGAATTGGGAGTGCGTGAAGGATATCCTGGCGCATCAGGCTCTGATGCCGAAAACAGGACTGCTATTCTTCTTACCGATGTCAATAAAAGAAAACCATTGGAAAATATTTTTCCGGTAACTCTTGCCTTAAATGAAACCCCAACTCCGGATTCTAAAACTAAATATTTCACCAATATCCTTGATTATAGCAAAAACTATGTCTTTAACGTTTTAGGAGAACCTATTTATTTTGATCGTTACAGAGAAATCACAGATAGAGATAAAAATATTAATATCGTTTTTGCATTGGATATCAGTGCAGGAAACGCACCTTATGCACCTATCGTAAAATCATTGTTACAGGATCTTCAGCTAAGATTTGAGAAACCATCCTATTTCAATAATGTAAAATATGGGGTGGTTTTATATAAAAATAATCCTTGTGGTAACAATACTGCAGTTTCCAACCTAAGTACTGACTATAGTAAAATTACAACATTTATCGATCAGAAGACAAATGAGATGAACTGTAGCAGCAATAATGGCTACCAGCCGGTAGGAGAAGCTCTTACTGCAGCAGGAAACCTTCTTTCCAATGTGCCGGATGAAACCAATATTGTGGTAACTGTAGGTACCTCTGCTAACCAAAGTGGAAATATGTACAGTGTGATAGGTTCTCTTACCCAGGCCCAGGCGAGATTGATTATGTTCCAGACCAGTGCAAGATCTTCAGATACCTATAATGATTTTGTATTGATGGCTGAAAATGTAGTAACCAATACAGCTAAAAATATTGCAGAACTTAAAAAGCAAAAGATCATTAACCAATCTGATGTTCTTACCAAGAATAACTTCAGCCTGGTAGAAGGAGATGCCGGATTTTTCTCTTTAGCTTATCCTAAGCAGAGTATGTCTCAGGGATTTGTAATCTTCCCTAAAAAAGGAGATATAGCTACTCCGGGATTCCTGAAGAAATCAGTAGATAGCCTTATTGCACAGGTTACTGTAGACAACCAGAATGTTGATAAGTCACTTAATGAATATTTCCATTCTTCTGTAGGAGCTGGGAAAACAGATGTAGACTTGAAGTATAAATATCTATATCCTGGACTTACCAATCCTGTTTCTGCAGGAATTGCAGCGCAGCTGATTAATTATGGGAATCCATTCCTTGTAAAAGGATATTTACCAAAAGAACTGAAAGAAATTACTCCAAGTATAGAAAAAGGTATCCTTATTTCTGAATCGGAATATGACAATCTTAAAGCTTTCTATTCTGAAGTATATAGAAATACAGAACCTGATAAGCCTGGTTTCAGCCAGTCAAAAGCGATCAAGGAATATGTGAAACTATTGAAGAAATACAATCCAACAATCAAATTTTTAGATAAAGGCGATCTTTATGAATTGCCAATGTCTTATGCGATTGGAATGAGTACCGGATTTGATCTTTCTGAAGAAGAGATTTTGGCTAAGTACAAGCTTAAAGGGTGGAGAAAATCAAAAATAGTTCGCAATGAAACAGTAAGAACGTATTTCCATAACTATAAAGAGTTAGCGGAAAGAATGCTGAATCACAGAAATAATCCGGCAGTAAAGATCCAACAAAACGGACAGACATTCTATTGGCTTAGTGAGTTCTTTACTCCAACCATGACGCAAACAGAAGCTCCGGAATATACTAAACATTAA
- the tssD gene encoding type VI secretion system tube protein TssD, with translation MAERNSRGILKFNNGEGQKLLKMNYSVSRSTDVSGRVASDPSNALIKVTVEATEKSDILESLLNGKYKPTVGEITFNKSHEEGTLITLNWQNGYVIQHQVEFDAVDSNSMFISFVVSAETITYGNSEYAGLWPTS, from the coding sequence ATGGCAGAAAGAAATTCGAGAGGAATCTTAAAATTCAACAACGGAGAAGGTCAGAAATTATTAAAAATGAACTACAGCGTATCAAGATCAACTGACGTATCAGGACGTGTAGCATCAGACCCTTCTAACGCACTTATCAAAGTTACAGTAGAAGCTACAGAAAAGTCAGATATCCTGGAAAGTTTATTGAACGGAAAATATAAGCCAACAGTAGGAGAGATTACGTTCAATAAATCTCACGAAGAAGGAACATTAATTACCTTGAACTGGCAGAACGGATACGTGATCCAGCATCAGGTAGAATTTGATGCTGTAGACAGCAACAGTATGTTCATTAGCTTCGTAGTGAGTGCTGAAACCATCACCTATGGTAATTCTGAATATGCCGGACTTTGGCCAACAAGCTAA
- a CDS encoding type VI secretion system Vgr family protein, producing the protein MKTETKTKGSSFRPSQNADGISENHHAGINRLVKLSLVVEGKIIKYYKHFTLTQKASHHHEFSLTLAHDALGDRQSHTLEEANKFLGKRLTAIISYKDIDNSPERNFVGLITKVGFSQEKMSLGNIVLSGYSPTILLDGAPHIQSFGGGQPVNMGIIAEEVIKQGIDKGRFDIRVDTNDYSQIIYSSQYNETHYNYLARMAEAYGEQFYYDGEVLHFGKLPPQNKPIKLTYGSNADDIKVELKAVHTKPQYYGYNSSKNEKLTSGETPVNHFGDLAKTAYSHNERIYKTPALQVAPIKASTHLDVENSQRSTAGSEAVSVFSISGSTTVPFLHPGCVADIHMRKPDSNETSYFTKVMVTEVVHEIDTIGHYKGSFESIAADTGFLPKPEFTVPIAQPQIATVIANADPEGQGRVQVRFDWQMNDTTHFVRVMTPDAGGTDQITQNRGYVAIPEVGDQVMVNFVHSHPDRPFVMGGMFHGGIGLGGGVDNRVKSIQTRSGHRIVFTEDESIIITDKSGNEIHLDTTGSNINITAPETMTLNCKNMNINVGENMTTTVGMNKSNSIGMNHTESVGAMKLTSVVGDASMFITGKLTEMIDGDVLSETKKERNEVSEKDMNIQSGKFVHKHAQAEVQNNSGEKSKAH; encoded by the coding sequence ATGAAAACCGAAACAAAGACAAAGGGTTCTTCTTTCCGTCCATCACAAAATGCAGATGGGATATCTGAAAACCATCATGCAGGGATTAACCGGTTGGTAAAACTTTCACTGGTTGTGGAGGGAAAAATTATTAAGTATTACAAACACTTTACGCTTACGCAAAAAGCGAGTCACCACCATGAATTTAGTCTTACCCTTGCCCATGATGCATTGGGAGACAGACAAAGCCATACCCTTGAGGAAGCGAATAAGTTTTTAGGGAAACGTCTTACAGCTATTATTTCCTATAAAGATATTGATAACAGCCCTGAAAGAAATTTTGTAGGATTGATTACCAAAGTAGGATTCAGCCAGGAAAAGATGAGCCTTGGGAATATTGTACTTTCAGGATACAGCCCAACGATCCTATTGGATGGGGCTCCCCATATCCAAAGTTTTGGTGGCGGACAGCCTGTTAATATGGGAATCATTGCTGAAGAAGTAATTAAACAGGGAATTGATAAAGGACGCTTTGATATCAGGGTGGATACCAATGACTATTCTCAGATTATCTACAGCAGTCAATACAACGAAACCCATTATAACTATCTTGCAAGAATGGCAGAAGCCTATGGTGAACAATTTTACTATGACGGAGAAGTTCTTCATTTCGGAAAACTTCCTCCTCAGAACAAACCTATAAAACTGACTTATGGAAGCAATGCTGATGATATAAAGGTAGAATTAAAGGCTGTTCATACAAAACCACAATACTACGGCTACAACAGCAGTAAAAATGAGAAACTAACATCTGGTGAAACCCCGGTTAACCATTTTGGGGATCTTGCTAAAACAGCATACAGTCATAACGAAAGAATATATAAAACACCGGCTCTTCAGGTGGCACCCATTAAGGCATCCACCCACTTGGATGTAGAAAACTCTCAGAGGAGTACTGCTGGAAGTGAAGCGGTGAGTGTATTTTCGATTTCGGGCTCTACTACAGTGCCATTTCTTCATCCGGGATGTGTGGCAGATATTCACATGAGAAAGCCGGATAGTAACGAAACTTCTTATTTTACCAAAGTTATGGTTACAGAAGTTGTTCATGAAATTGATACCATTGGACACTATAAGGGAAGTTTTGAATCTATTGCAGCAGATACAGGGTTTTTACCAAAACCTGAATTTACTGTTCCTATAGCACAACCTCAGATTGCCACAGTCATTGCCAATGCAGATCCGGAAGGGCAGGGAAGGGTACAAGTGAGATTCGACTGGCAGATGAATGATACTACTCATTTTGTGAGAGTAATGACACCTGATGCCGGAGGAACCGACCAGATTACTCAAAACCGCGGATACGTAGCTATTCCTGAAGTAGGGGACCAGGTAATGGTAAACTTTGTACACAGCCATCCGGACCGTCCGTTTGTTATGGGAGGAATGTTCCATGGTGGAATCGGCCTGGGAGGTGGAGTAGATAACCGTGTTAAATCTATCCAGACAAGAAGCGGACACAGAATTGTGTTCACTGAAGATGAAAGCATCATTATCACAGATAAAAGCGGTAATGAAATCCATTTGGATACTACAGGAAGCAATATCAATATCACCGCACCTGAAACCATGACTCTGAACTGTAAGAACATGAACATCAACGTTGGTGAAAATATGACGACAACGGTGGGAATGAATAAATCTAACAGTATCGGAATGAATCACACAGAAAGTGTAGGAGCCATGAAACTGACTTCTGTTGTAGGAGATGCAAGTATGTTTATTACCGGAAAACTAACCGAAATGATCGATGGAGATGTCCTGAGCGAAACCAAAAAAGAGAGAAATGAGGTAAGTGAAAAAGATATGAATATCCAATCCGGAAAATTCGTTCATAAACACGCACAGGCAGAAGTACAAAACAATAGCGGGGAGAAATCAAAAGCCCACTAA
- a CDS encoding ATP-dependent Clp protease ATP-binding subunit: MGVLVTNETVKQLFHIAQSIARENYNGTYGGPHILQALMHKDIGLNEFLKSIDKDPGYFYEWADVRIEEYPKTSHLPDEVGQDEAVDTLVEEADDIRLKLGLDEITPICILTAIVKPQVVFSLQQLKSLPLREHEIFNLYRKDTPFTVSENGDFASLFSNGSEFTDSSLPSIKSYCVDRTAQARKGDLENIIGRDKELRMLVEILCRRSKPNVIIIGEPGVGKTALVEGFAIEITKGNVPEMLKNGTLLELDTGALLAGTSYKGEIEDRLKKVINECKKIEKAILFIDEIHTLLDPKGSIGNVANLLKPELARGEITVIGATTQEEYRKIIEPEQAFNRRFEVLTVNEPDEKTCVKMIDVLLEGYKKHHGIEVEKTALPECVRLAKRYAKGKKLPDAAIDLLDRTMAAIKMLDELSEKELDSWKESYDAILKEEYLDNKDKADELIWTYNLLRDKISPILWGSLSEQPALDNSMPVDQIQKIIEDTYAELLQHAAKKREKVDRLELAAVMAAKTNIPIGKIQAQEKEKLLNMESLLLNRVVGQDHALKILSDAIVENRSGLNKPGQPIGSFFLLGPTGTGKTELAKSMAELLFNDEKAMVRFDMSEFKEEHSAALLYGAPPGYVGYEEGGMLVNKIRQQPYTVVLFDEIEKAHHSVFDVFLQIMDEGKVHDKLGKEGDFSNALILFTSNIGSEEIVKQFEEGKVPESSSLMQIMSNSGRFRPEFLARITEIIPFAPITESIAERIFNIQLKSLHTSLTRLGIALKITDEAVKNLALGGFSSKYGARQISGVIRAQLARPISKMIVREEVKSGQTIHVDWNKEEEKLSWKVD, encoded by the coding sequence ATGGGAGTACTAGTAACCAACGAAACAGTAAAACAGCTATTTCATATTGCTCAGTCGATAGCGAGGGAAAATTATAATGGCACTTATGGCGGTCCGCACATTCTGCAGGCCCTAATGCATAAAGATATTGGTCTTAATGAATTTTTAAAAAGCATAGATAAAGATCCCGGCTACTTCTACGAATGGGCAGATGTACGCATTGAAGAATATCCTAAAACCAGCCATCTTCCCGATGAAGTAGGTCAGGATGAAGCTGTCGATACTCTTGTAGAAGAAGCTGATGATATCCGTTTAAAACTGGGACTGGATGAGATTACACCAATCTGTATCCTTACTGCTATTGTAAAACCTCAGGTAGTATTTTCACTTCAGCAATTGAAATCATTGCCACTAAGAGAACATGAAATTTTCAATTTATATAGAAAAGATACTCCGTTTACCGTTTCTGAAAATGGAGATTTTGCCTCATTATTTTCCAATGGATCAGAATTTACAGATTCATCCCTTCCATCCATTAAAAGCTATTGTGTAGACAGAACAGCACAAGCCAGAAAAGGAGATCTTGAAAACATCATTGGTAGAGATAAAGAACTGAGAATGCTTGTGGAAATCCTTTGCCGAAGAAGTAAACCAAATGTCATTATCATCGGAGAACCAGGAGTTGGAAAAACAGCTCTTGTAGAAGGTTTTGCTATAGAAATTACAAAAGGGAACGTTCCGGAAATGCTTAAAAACGGAACCCTTTTAGAACTGGACACAGGAGCATTATTGGCAGGAACTTCTTATAAAGGCGAAATTGAAGACCGTCTGAAAAAAGTAATCAATGAATGTAAGAAAATTGAAAAAGCCATCCTTTTCATAGATGAGATTCATACCCTTTTAGACCCGAAAGGAAGCATCGGAAACGTAGCCAATCTTCTGAAGCCTGAATTAGCAAGAGGTGAGATTACCGTTATTGGTGCTACTACCCAGGAAGAATACAGAAAAATTATTGAGCCAGAACAGGCTTTCAACCGTCGTTTTGAAGTATTAACCGTGAATGAGCCGGATGAAAAGACATGTGTGAAAATGATTGACGTTCTTCTTGAAGGTTATAAAAAACACCACGGCATTGAAGTGGAAAAAACAGCCCTTCCAGAATGTGTACGCCTGGCGAAAAGATATGCAAAAGGAAAAAAATTACCGGATGCTGCCATTGATTTGTTAGACAGAACCATGGCGGCCATCAAAATGCTGGACGAACTTTCTGAGAAAGAACTGGACAGCTGGAAAGAAAGCTATGATGCTATTTTAAAAGAAGAATACCTTGACAATAAAGATAAGGCAGATGAATTGATCTGGACTTACAACTTATTAAGAGATAAAATAAGCCCTATTTTATGGGGATCGCTGAGTGAGCAACCCGCTTTAGACAATTCAATGCCGGTTGATCAGATCCAAAAAATCATTGAAGACACCTATGCAGAACTTCTACAGCACGCTGCCAAAAAAAGAGAAAAGGTAGACCGCCTGGAGCTGGCTGCTGTAATGGCTGCTAAAACCAATATTCCAATTGGAAAAATTCAGGCGCAGGAAAAAGAAAAGCTTCTGAATATGGAATCTCTTCTACTGAATAGGGTAGTAGGTCAGGACCATGCATTAAAAATCCTTTCCGATGCCATTGTTGAAAACCGAAGTGGATTAAATAAACCAGGACAGCCTATTGGATCTTTCTTCCTTTTGGGCCCTACCGGAACCGGAAAAACAGAGCTTGCCAAATCAATGGCAGAACTATTGTTCAATGATGAGAAAGCAATGGTTCGCTTTGATATGTCAGAATTTAAAGAAGAACATTCAGCAGCTTTATTATACGGAGCGCCTCCGGGGTATGTAGGGTATGAAGAAGGAGGAATGCTGGTAAACAAGATCAGACAACAGCCCTATACGGTTGTTCTATTTGACGAAATTGAAAAAGCCCATCATTCTGTATTCGATGTATTTCTTCAAATCATGGACGAAGGAAAAGTACATGATAAACTTGGAAAAGAAGGGGATTTCAGTAATGCTTTGATCTTATTTACATCCAATATTGGAAGTGAAGAGATCGTAAAACAGTTTGAAGAAGGAAAAGTTCCTGAATCATCTTCACTGATGCAGATCATGTCGAATTCAGGAAGGTTCAGACCTGAGTTTTTAGCCAGAATTACAGAAATCATTCCTTTTGCACCGATTACAGAATCCATAGCAGAAAGAATCTTCAATATTCAGTTGAAATCACTTCATACTTCATTAACGAGATTAGGAATTGCTTTAAAGATCACCGATGAAGCTGTGAAAAACCTTGCTCTTGGCGGATTCAGCAGTAAATATGGAGCCAGACAGATTTCCGGAGTAATCCGTGCACAGCTGGCGAGACCTATTTCTAAAATGATCGTAAGAGAAGAAGTGAAATCCGGACAAACCATCCATGTAGACTGGAATAAGGAAGAAGAAAAGCTAAGCTGGAAAGTAGATTAA
- a CDS encoding lytic transglycosylase domain-containing protein → MKTIVRNIFTGVMLLGTVVLVNGQFLAASDTSENSVRKYQGIINSNKDLVEFIEQLLLQKGLPKHLRNLALIESHFDKNITSGAGAVGVWQLMTAHANQYGLAEHQRTDVYKSTKTAVISLANLYKKYNNWVTVVAAYNCGEGNVAKAMQAAGSSQYHEFYRYLPAETVNHVKKYLNACYATGELQSVLNNYNSARINKVFFEDGNRKVTEAALSETEINAGFNLNVIADELDVEVDKILAWNPGITEELQKKGESSFYLPTDLMPDFLLRKNKILTRSIKESAGGGAGIQP, encoded by the coding sequence ATGAAAACCATTGTCAGGAATATTTTTACAGGAGTAATGCTTTTAGGAACGGTTGTTTTGGTGAACGGTCAGTTTCTTGCAGCATCTGATACTTCAGAAAACAGTGTGAGAAAATATCAGGGAATTATCAATTCAAACAAAGACCTTGTTGAATTTATTGAACAATTGCTTTTACAGAAGGGACTTCCCAAGCATTTAAGAAACTTAGCCCTTATTGAATCTCATTTTGACAAAAATATTACTTCAGGAGCCGGAGCAGTAGGAGTATGGCAGCTGATGACAGCACATGCCAACCAATATGGTCTTGCAGAACATCAACGTACGGATGTATATAAAAGCACAAAAACAGCTGTTATTTCCCTTGCTAATTTATATAAGAAATACAATAACTGGGTAACAGTAGTGGCAGCGTACAATTGTGGAGAAGGAAATGTTGCCAAAGCTATGCAGGCTGCAGGTTCCAGTCAATATCATGAATTCTATCGATATCTTCCTGCGGAAACCGTTAACCACGTGAAGAAATATCTGAATGCCTGCTATGCAACAGGAGAGCTACAGAGTGTGCTGAACAATTACAATTCCGCAAGAATCAATAAGGTATTTTTTGAAGATGGAAACAGAAAAGTAACAGAGGCTGCTCTTTCCGAAACGGAGATTAATGCAGGGTTTAATCTGAATGTTATTGCAGATGAACTGGATGTAGAAGTAGATAAAATTCTTGCATGGAATCCTGGGATTACAGAAGAACTGCAGAAAAAAGGTGAAAGCTCTTTTTATCTTCCCACCGATCTGATGCCGGATTTTCTTCTCAGAAAAAATAAAATCCTAACCAGATCAATAAAAGAAAGTGCTGGTGGAGGTGCAGGAATACAACCTTAA
- the tssD gene encoding type VI secretion system tube protein TssD yields MAERNSRGILKFNNGEGQKLLKMNYSVSRSTDVSGRVASDPSNALIKVTVEATEKSDILESLLNGKYKPTVGEIVFNKSHEEGTLITLKWENGYVIQHEVDFDAIDSNSMLISFVISAETIDYGTSQYAGLWPSAGK; encoded by the coding sequence ATGGCAGAAAGAAATTCGAGAGGAATCTTAAAATTCAACAACGGAGAAGGTCAGAAACTATTAAAAATGAACTACAGCGTATCAAGATCAACTGACGTATCAGGACGTGTAGCATCAGATCCTTCTAACGCACTTATCAAAGTTACAGTAGAAGCTACTGAAAAATCAGACATCCTTGAAAGCTTATTGAATGGAAAATATAAGCCAACAGTAGGAGAGATCGTTTTCAACAAGTCTCACGAAGAGGGAACTCTAATTACTTTAAAATGGGAGAACGGATACGTAATCCAGCACGAAGTAGATTTTGATGCTATCGACAGCAACAGTATGCTGATCAGCTTCGTAATCAGTGCTGAAACTATCGACTACGGTACTTCTCAATACGCTGGACTGTGGCCTTCGGCAGGTAAATAA